A window of Desulfuromonas soudanensis genomic DNA:
GACTTCACCTATGTGGTGGTGCCGGAAGCCAACGGGAGGACCAGCATCCCGAAAGATGCTCCCGTTGAACTGCTTTTTGACCTTGGAGGGAGCAATATCCCCTTCAATGCCACAGACCTGACCTTGCAGGTCGTCTATCATGGACAATTTGGCCTCCAGACCACCAGCGGATTTTCTGGCGAGATGGAAGGCGTAGCCGTCGGGTTCAAGGATATCAGCGAGCCTACTCCCATCGATTACATCAACGGCATGGATGTCGTCTGTGTCAACGAAGAGATTCTTCTTGCCGGCAGCGACAAAGCCGTCAATACCCTTGATTCCAATGGCAAGGTTATTTCAACCTATATCGATGTCTATTCGCATGATCTTTTGGATACTTATCTCAAATATTCGCCAGAAAGTCGGATCAGCTATGCCTCTTCAACCAATTACGACGTCACCCTGCCATTGTTGACAGCAGGGCATTATGCACGCCACTTCATTCTTACCGAGCCTTACGGAACATTTATTCGGCTGAATAACCAAATGAAAACCCGATCCCTTGACAGCAGGGACAACTTTGTCCACTGGTACCAAACGGCTAGCCAGTACCCCCAGGGGATGATCAATCAAGCCGTTTATGAAGATGGAATTCGCACCCGTTATTATTCAGGCATGACGGATATGCGCGGCATCAAGGTGTGGGGTGGAATTCACTGGACGAACATGGATTTCCCCTCTGACTCGACCTGCGATGAGGGAACATCCGACATCCCATTGGCAGGACCGGAAGCCGTTGAACTGCACCAATAATTAAAGGAGTTGATGATGAAAATACTCATTTTGGCATTGTTCCTAACCCTTGGTGCCCTCCCCGCCGGTGCCAAGACCTACGAAGTGATCTCGATCCAGAACGGTAACGCCGAAATCAGGGACACCGACAAACATAAACTATTCAAGGTCAAGCCAGGTGCTCCACTCGAAGACGGCTGGACTGTGGTCACGGTCGACAAGGACGCGGTGATCATCGAGAAATGGCTGAACGACGAAGAACGTATTCGCGGTGTTCTGCCAGCGAGGATTCAAAAAGAAAAAAAACGTTAGCATACAAAGGGGAGACCAGAGGTTGGTCTCCCCTTTTATCGGATATGAACAAGCTGCGCCGCCCCACGGCGATATAATTTACTCATGCCTCACCAATAATTCATAGGCGTTCTTTCGCCCTGCACCACAACATCCGCCGCGGTATCGAACGCCGGGACATATTCATCGGCGATTTGAACAGAAGCGATTTTCCCTCCCGCCCTGCCACCGTGCCGGTCGAAAGCTCTATGCAGGGGGACAGGCAACTTTTTGGACTGCAAAAGTAGCCAGTCCCCCTAACGCAGCGTCTCCCTTAAAAACTCACCAAAGCGTTTCCAGGACTTCTCGTCGGCGTCCTTGCGGTAGCGGTCGCTGCCGAAAACCGTGAAGGCGTGGGGGGCTCCGCTGTAGGTCGTCATCTCGTGGGTCACTCCGGCCGTTTCGAGGGCGACGGCCAGTGTGGCAAAATCTTCCATCGACACGCTGCTGTCGGCTGTGCCGTGCAGAACCAGGAGCGTCCCCTTGGTCTGCCGGTAGTCTTGCCCCTCGGGGGTCGTCAGTCCGCCGTGGAAGGCGACGAATCCTTTGAGGTCGGCTCCGGAGCGTGCGAGTTCGAGGATCGCCGCGCCGCCGAAGCAGTAGCCGATGGCCACGGCGTTTTTGACATCCCCTCCCTGTTTTTTCGCTGCATTCAGTCCCCCCTGCAGCAAGGCGCGCATCCGCGCCCGGTCGCCGTAGAGGGCGCCGGTCAGCTTCTGCTTCTCCTCCAGCGTCGTCGGTCGGACTCCCTTGCCGAAGAGATCGACGGCAAAGACCGCATATCCCATATCCGCAAGCATCTCCGAGCGTTTCACCTCGTAGTCGGTGAGGCCGTCCCAGTCGTGGACCAGGAAGACGAGCGGGGCGCCGGGTGCGGGGGTGACGTAGTAACCTTCGTACGGTTGGCCGTCGACTTCGTAGGTGACCGCAGTTCCGGCGGCCAGCGCGGTCGAGGTGAAAAGGAACAGGGAGAACAGGGTCAATATTCTTTTCATGGCGTATCTCCTTTGTCCGGTCCGCTCTAAACGAAGCGGAGCGTTTGACTCTACATTACCACCGGCCTGCGGGAAGGCAACGGCCGCAGGGCGGGTCGACCCACGGCGCGGCGCTCCGAGGACTCGCGAGGCTGCAGCAGGCACAGTGCGGATGGTAGAATACTGTTTTGCAGAATTGCAAATCTTGACGGGGGCCGGTGAGTCAGTCCAAGTCATCAAAAAGACAGATGATTCCTTGGGAGAATGACGGGGGATTGTGATAAGGCATAAAAAATGCGCTATCTGTTTTGGCATCGTTGCAAAAAATGGTGCGGCAGAGGAGGGCTTCCGTCCTTGCTGTTTGAGGTTTAAGTTACCGTAAATAGGTATAAATTAAATTTTACAAGAAGATAATAGAACGTCGGTATATTAATTGCTAGTTTCCCCGGTAGCGGTCGACGGTGGACGGTCGGTTCTCCGCAGCGGCGAAGGCGAAAAAATTCAGGGGGCAATCGATGGAAGCAAATCTTGATGGGGTGGCGATCGAATATGAGGACGGCGGTTGCGGTCCGGCGGTGATGGTACTTCACGACGATCCTTCCGGCAGCGAACTGCGCGGCCATTTCATCCCTCTGGTTCAGGCCGGTTACCGGGTGATCCTCAGCAACCTCGGGGTATCGGACGGCAGGGAGCAGGGGCGTGCCGCGGCCGCCGTGGCCCTGCTCAACTATCTCGGCGTCGGCCGGGCGGTGATCCTCGGCATTTCGCGGGGAGGGCAGGTGCTGCTCGAATTGATGGAGACCTATCCCGGACGGGTGGCGGCGGGGAGCCTGGTGGTCAGCGATGAAACGGTCCTGGCCCTGCGACGGAGTGCGGGGGAAAGGGGTGAGGACGGCAACGGCATGGACGCCTTCAGGAAGGCCCGCCTTTCGGCCTCCTCCTCCTTTGCGGCTCCGGTCGATCGTCGGATCCTCCCCGCCTGGGTGGAGCGCATTCGCGTCCGCGTCGGCGGCCGAAGGGATCTCCACTCCCTGTTGGCCGCCATGGACCTTCCGCCCCTGCTGGCGGCGGAACCCTCTCAGGACCCGCCCTCCGCTCCCGTCCCGACCCGGAGCTGGCGTCCGATCCGCACCCTCAACGGGCACCTGGCGCCCCTCCTCGACGCTCTCTTTCCCCGGGATGAGGCGCCGGACGAAGAGATCCTCTCCGACCGGACCTGAACCTCTCCGGCCGGGACCGAAGAGATGAAAAATGGGAGGCTTCCTTTGCGCAAAAGGGGGCCTTTCTTTTTTCCCCTTTTGACCTGGGTCATGTCCCCCGGGACGATCGAGGGGTAATCTTTTACGCCTCGGGCTCGTCGCCCACTACCAATCATCAACGGGGAGATTCAACGATGAACAATTGCGGATGCGGTCAGGGCGCCGGAAACGGCGGACCTTTTGCCGAGGGGCGCGACCTGGTGGAATTTGTTTTTCACGCCCATGGCGGGGGGTTGAGAAATCAGGCCGTCCCCGGCGGTGGTTTGTCAGCCGCCTGCCAGGGGTGCGGCGTGCCCTTCACCCTTCTCACCTATGTCGGCAGCTGTCCGGCCTGCGGCGGGGTGCATGCCGTCTCGCCGCCGCGATGCAGCGATCCGGCCAACATCCAGTTTGCCGGGGCGGATTACCGGTTGCCCGCAAGGTGAAATGACAGTGAAAAAAAGGCGGCCCTGGGGTCGCCTTTTCCTTGAGGCCCGGGGACGCGGATGGCCCCGGCGATGTTATAATCTCATGGCAAGCCCATTCTCACCGTCCGGGAGGACCCCATGGAAGTCACCATCGAATACTGCAACAGGTGAGGTTATCGCGAGCACGCCGCCAGTCTGGCGGCGAGGATCAGGGAAGCGATGGCCGCGGACGTCAGTCTCATCGAATCGAGCGGCGGGGTCTTTGAGGTTGTCGTCGACGGCAGGCTGGTCTATTCCAAAAAAGAGACGGGTGAGTTCCCCGACGAGGAGCTGCTGACAGAAAAAATCCGCGGAAGGTAGGCGCCAAAAGTGTCAGGACTCTGGCAGCCACGCCTTCAGCTCGCTCAGGGCGGTGGACATCATCAGGTACGGCTCTTTGGAGGAACGGGCGCGGCGCTGGATCTCATCGAGGAGACGGCCCGGGTCCCAGGCGGCGACGTCGCCTCCCTGAGCCGAATCGTCCTTTGACACGTATCCCCACATGTGCTGCAGCGCGTTGATTAATCCGCCGGTTGCCGGGGGAGTCCGCAGCAGTTCCGTGAGCCTCCTGACCAGGGGCGAAAAGTCGTCCCCCGGTTTCATCGCCGCGACCTCCCTGCCCAGTTCCCGGTAGAGAGGGACGTTGCGCGCCAGGACCGAATATTTATGCTGGCTCCAGAATTGCTGGGCGTTTTTCGGCAGGGGGATGCGTCCCGGCTCCCTGTCGCGATATTTGTCTTCAAGAATTTGCAACTGCCGGAAGGGCTCGTCGATCCAGGTCGTCGGCCACAGCCCCCTGTTGGCAAGGGTGGCCACCGGCGAGCGGTCGGTATAGCCGCGCAGTTCCATTTCAGCGGCGAGCAACTGGTGGCGCTGCCGCAACGCCCAGCCGAAGCCGGCCCACCGCAAGGTTTCCGGATGGCGGGAATATCCCCTCTTCCCGTTGACCAGAATCGAAACGATGCCGTGAAGTTCACGGTGCTCGCCGAGGAGGCTCTGCCGGTTCAGATATCCCGGATTGATGTCCCAGATGCGCATGCTTTGTCCCTGGGTCGGAACCCACTCAGGCCGATGGCGTCTTCAGCTTCTCGGCAAAGTTCTTCTGCAACTTTCTGATCTTCGGGTCGATGACCATCCGGCAGTAGGGCTGGAAGGAGTTTTGCTCGAAGTAATTTTGGTGGACTTTTTCTGCCGGGTAGAAGTTGCTGAAGGGGACGATCTCGGTGACGATCGGGTCGGGCCAGTTCCCCGCCTCCCCGGCTGCGCGTCTCGATCTCTCGGCGACCTCCTTCTGCCTCTCGTCGAGGTAGAAGATGGCCGAGCGGTATTGGGTGCCAGCGTCGGCTCCCTGGCGGTTGAGGGTGGTCGGGTCGTGGATGTGCCAGAAGACCTCGAGGAGCTCGGCCAGGGAGATCACCTCCGGATCGAAGGTAATGCGCACAGCCTCTGCATGGCCGGTGGCTCCGCTGCAGACCTCCTCATAGGTGGGGTTTTCCACCGTCCCGCCGGCGTACCCCGAGACGACCTCCTCCACCCCCCTGATCCGGCTGAAGACCGCCTCGACGCACCAGAAGCACCCTGCGGCAAGGAGCGTCGTTTCCCCTCTCTTTGTCATGATGATCTCCTTTGCCCCTGATTGTACCATAGTACACCGTACCCCCTGCGTCTCTGGAGGTTCTTTCCGCATCCCGAGAAAAAAACGCTTCGGCAGCGGCCGCTTTCCCCCCCCTGCTTGCCCCTCAACCAGAACTTGTTAAACTTTCAACTCCCGTCGATCTCAAACCCAATCTTCAACCCAAGGAGGAAGAAATGACCATCGCCCTGCCCGAACTCCCCTTTCCCATAGCCGCTCTGGAACCCCATATCAGTGCGCGCACCTTCGAGTTTCACCACGGCAAGCACCACAAGGCCTACGTCGACAACACCAACAAGCTGATCGAGGGGACTCCCCTGGCCGGCAAGGACCTCGAGTCGATCATCCTGGCGGCCGCCGGCGACCAGGCCAAGAAGGGGCTGTTCAACAACGCCGCCCAGGTCTGGAACCACAGCTTCTTCTGGAAGTGCCTGAAACCCGGAGGGGGCGGCAAGCCGACGGGGAAGGTGGCCGCCAGAATCGACGCCGACCTCGGCGGCTACGAGAAGTTCGCCGCCGATTTCAAAAACGCCGGCGCCACCCAGTTCGGCAGCGGCTGGGCCTGGCTGGTCCTCAAGGATGGCAAACTGGAGATTGCCCAGACCGCCAACGCTGAAACCCCGCTGACCAAGGGGCATAAGCCGCTGCTGGTGGTCGATGTCTGGGAACATGGCTATTACCTCGATTACCAGAACCGTCGTCCTGACTTTCTTCAGGCCTTCCTCGACCACCTGGTCAACTGGGACTTCGTCAACGCCAACCTCGGCTGAGGCGGGGTGTCTCCTCTGAAAAAGGACGAAAGGCCGCTCCCGGGAGGGGGCGGCCTTTCGTTTGACGCAGTGACGAATTTTAATAACTGGTAAAGGTTGCTGTTTCGTTGATTTCCATGCGGTCGCACTTAGTACCACCCGTGTTCCTCAAAGACCCGGCGCGCCTCCTCCGACTTCAAGAAGGAAATGAACTGCAGCGCTGCCTCCCTGTTGGGAGTCTGCCGGGTCAGGGCCACCGGTGTGAAGCGCAGTCCGGCGTCTCCGGGGATTTCGATGAAGTCCGATTCGGCCTCGAGAAAAAAGTGCCAGGATTTGTAGGTCACCCAGGCATCGATCTCCGGGGTGGAGAGCCAGGCCGCAGCCCCCTGCTGCCCGGTGTACTCGAACTTCCGGATGTTGCTGCTCAGCCCCGAGGGCGCGCCATGGAAGTGTCTCATGTTCTCAAGTTTGACATCGAGGATTCCGACCTCTTTTTGCCGCAGGTCCTCGGTCCCCTTGATGTTCAGGGGATTCCCCTTGCGCACGAGGACCCCCATGCGCCGCGGATGGAGTTTTTCTGCCGAGGTCATGTCGAGCACACCGGGATGGCGGCGGTCGAAACTCTCCAGCATGTATTCGGCCCCGCCGAAGTAGATATCTCCATTTTCCCGGAGCTTTTGGCCCAGTTCAACGGGCATGGCCTTGAAGACCGCGACATCGATCCCGTGCCGCTCCTCGAAGAGTTCTGCGCACTCCTCGATCACGTGATGAGGGCCACCGGGGCCATAGACGAGCAGGCGCTTTGTCGGCTCCTCCGTTGAAGACCAGGCCGAGGCCGCGCAGAGGAGCAGGGAGACGATCAGGAGCCACTCTTTGACTGACATAGGCAATCTCTTTCTTGACAATGAGGTTACGTCTCCTCACCAGGGGGAAGCGGGGATATGGCGACCGGTTCGGCCTCCTGAAAAATGCCCCGGTGCCGCTCTCCTTCCGCTGCGGGCGGGGCGAGCCGCCGGGAAATTTCCCCGTCATCAACGCCTAGACCCAGGAGACCTTAAATCCAAGCAAGAGATGTGCCTTGATTAATAAGTCCCGTCTGAAAAACGGGCAAAGGAAAAGGCGGCCGTCTGGCCGCCTTTTATTCAATTTAAGTAATTTCGCCAGGCCTGGGTCCTGTCGCCGAATTCAGCGATCGACATCCCGGCCGAACTGATGGAACTCGTCGAGGTTGCTGAATTCGCGCCAGGCGAGGAACTGGTTGGGGGCGTTGACGAAGTGGAAGATGTTCCCGAGGATGTTGAAGTGCTTGTGCTCCTCGCCGGCGATCTTCAGGAGCAGGGCCTTGACCCCCGGGTCTTTTTCCTTGGCCGCTGCATCTTCATAGAGGCGAAAACTGTCCGTTTCAAGCTTCATGGCATGCTGATAGGCCTCGAGGTCGTCAGCGACATTTTTCAGGGCCGCCTCGCCTTTCGGCAGTTCGGCAAAGATGTTTCTGGCTTCATTGAGGATCGTCGTCTCCGGCATGGCCGGGGCCCTGGCCCCCGCTTTCAACTCCTGAAAAATATCGTAGTGCTTCTGCTCATCCTCGGCCAGGCGGGAGAAGATGGTTTTCAACCCGGCCAAATCGGCCTTTTTGGCGAGTTTTTCGTAATAGGCCTTGCCATCCACTTCCATCTTCATCGCAAAATCGAATACGTTCATAATGCTCTCCCTGTCGATTGATGGTTGCCGGTCTGTTTTCTAACTCTAGGAGATGGCGTCCGGCTGTCAAGTTTCTCCGGAAAAGTCCGGGGTGCTGCCTCCGGTCAGGGGAGGAGAACAATCTTGCCACAGGTGCTCGTCTCCATCACCGCGTGGTGGGCCGCCGCTGCCTTGGCCAGGGGGAGCTCGCGGCTCACAACCGGTTGCAGCGTTCCGTTTCTCATCCCTTCGGCAAGGGCGGCGTGCATGCTTGCCTGTTCCTTGTCGCTGGCGGCAAAAAGAATCATGCCGAGGATGGCGGCTTCCCGTCCCATGGCGGTGCGCGGGTCGATCTCCACCCGGCCGCGACTGCCGATCACCACCACCCGTCCCCCCTTGGCGAGCACCCCGAGGTCGCGGTCGAGATTGACGTTGGCCAGCATCTCCAGGATGACGTCGACTCCGGCGCCGCAGGTCAGTTCCGGCAACTTCTCGAGATACCCCTTTTCGCGGTGATTGAGGACATGGTGGGCCCCCTGGGCGGCCACCAGCGCCTCCCCCTCTGCGGTTCCGGCGGTACCGATCACCCGCAGTCCGGCGGCCCGGGCGAGCTGCACCGCGGCAATCCCGACCCCGCCGCTGGCGCCATGGACCAGGACCGTCTCCCCCGGAACCGCGTGCGCCCGCTGGAAGAGGGCCCGGAAGGCCGCCCCGTAAGGAACGCCGATCGCCGCTCCCTGGCCGAAGCTCGTTTTTTCCGGGAGCGGATGGGTGTGGAACTCCTTGCAGAGAGCCGCTTCGGCGTAGGTGCCGGAGAGGGAGCGGGCGACGTAGACCCTCTGGCCGACGGTGCGGTGCCTGACGCCGGTGCCGACGGCCTCGATGATCCCCGCGCCGTCGCTGCCGGGGGTGTAGGGGAGGGGGAGGTCCGGAGCATAGAGGCCGGAGCGGATATAGGTGTCGACGGGGTTGACGCCGACGGCTTGCAGTCGGACCACCACTTCACCCGGACCGGGGGCGAGGGGGGGGACCTCTTCGAGCAGCATTGCTTCGGGAGGACCGAATTCATGGACACGGATCGCTTTCATGGCAAAGACTCCTTTACCGGCGGCTCGCTTCAGGGATCAGCACAAGTATACCACCCGGCCGCCGGGGCGAGGCAGATCCTCCGATCCTTTTCCCGGACCGTATTATTTCAGGCCCGGGGAAAAAGGTCCCTCCCCCCTGCCCTCCGCTCATGATAAAGTAACCGGCAGGGATGAAGTTTTTACTCATTCACCTTCAAGGGGGAATCACGATGCATATCGTTGCGGTCTGCTCCTGGCAGCAGGAAGAAGCTGCGGTCGCCGCCACTATCGCCGAGATTCTCGGCATTCTGGCGTTCGAGGCCCGGCAGAAGATTGCCGGCGGCGGCCCGGCGGTCCTGGCAAGTTTCGCCGATCCGAAGCAGGCCGAGACGTTGGCGGCCAGATTGTCCCAGGCCGCCGTCCCTGCGTTGGTGATCGATAGCGCGGACGTCCGGCAGAGGAAGGCGGCGTTTCCCGTCCGCCGTTTCGTCCTCGGTGCGCAGGCGCTGCAGCTCGAGTCATTTGCCGCAGAGCGCTGCGCGATTGACTACGGCACCATTGAGCTCCTTCTTGTCGCCACCTGCAGCTCCGGGGAAAAACAGACCACCGCCACGGTGACGGAGCGCAAATTCAGCATCGGCAAAACCCTTCTCGCCGGCGGCGTGCCGATGACCAAGAAGGTGACGCGGGAAGAGACTGTCCTCTCCGAAGAGCGTGACGAGACCCTCT
This region includes:
- a CDS encoding dienelactone hydrolase family protein, with the protein product MKRILTLFSLFLFTSTALAAGTAVTYEVDGQPYEGYYVTPAPGAPLVFLVHDWDGLTDYEVKRSEMLADMGYAVFAVDLFGKGVRPTTLEEKQKLTGALYGDRARMRALLQGGLNAAKKQGGDVKNAVAIGYCFGGAAILELARSGADLKGFVAFHGGLTTPEGQDYRQTKGTLLVLHGTADSSVSMEDFATLAVALETAGVTHEMTTYSGAPHAFTVFGSDRYRKDADEKSWKRFGEFLRETLR
- a CDS encoding alpha/beta fold hydrolase, whose product is MEANLDGVAIEYEDGGCGPAVMVLHDDPSGSELRGHFIPLVQAGYRVILSNLGVSDGREQGRAAAAVALLNYLGVGRAVILGISRGGQVLLELMETYPGRVAAGSLVVSDETVLALRRSAGERGEDGNGMDAFRKARLSASSSFAAPVDRRILPAWVERIRVRVGGRRDLHSLLAAMDLPPLLAAEPSQDPPSAPVPTRSWRPIRTLNGHLAPLLDALFPRDEAPDEEILSDRT
- a CDS encoding Rdx family protein, which encodes MEVTIEYCNRUGYREHAASLAARIREAMAADVSLIESSGGVFEVVVDGRLVYSKKETGEFPDEELLTEKIRGR
- a CDS encoding DUF1722 domain-containing protein, yielding MRIWDINPGYLNRQSLLGEHRELHGIVSILVNGKRGYSRHPETLRWAGFGWALRQRHQLLAAEMELRGYTDRSPVATLANRGLWPTTWIDEPFRQLQILEDKYRDREPGRIPLPKNAQQFWSQHKYSVLARNVPLYRELGREVAAMKPGDDFSPLVRRLTELLRTPPATGGLINALQHMWGYVSKDDSAQGGDVAAWDPGRLLDEIQRRARSSKEPYLMMSTALSELKAWLPES
- the msrA gene encoding peptide-methionine (S)-S-oxide reductase MsrA — encoded protein: MTKRGETTLLAAGCFWCVEAVFSRIRGVEEVVSGYAGGTVENPTYEEVCSGATGHAEAVRITFDPEVISLAELLEVFWHIHDPTTLNRQGADAGTQYRSAIFYLDERQKEVAERSRRAAGEAGNWPDPIVTEIVPFSNFYPAEKVHQNYFEQNSFQPYCRMVIDPKIRKLQKNFAEKLKTPSA
- a CDS encoding superoxide dismutase produces the protein MTIALPELPFPIAALEPHISARTFEFHHGKHHKAYVDNTNKLIEGTPLAGKDLESIILAAAGDQAKKGLFNNAAQVWNHSFFWKCLKPGGGGKPTGKVAARIDADLGGYEKFAADFKNAGATQFGSGWAWLVLKDGKLEIAQTANAETPLTKGHKPLLVVDVWEHGYYLDYQNRRPDFLQAFLDHLVNWDFVNANLG
- a CDS encoding substrate-binding domain-containing protein, coding for MSVKEWLLIVSLLLCAASAWSSTEEPTKRLLVYGPGGPHHVIEECAELFEERHGIDVAVFKAMPVELGQKLRENGDIYFGGAEYMLESFDRRHPGVLDMTSAEKLHPRRMGVLVRKGNPLNIKGTEDLRQKEVGILDVKLENMRHFHGAPSGLSSNIRKFEYTGQQGAAAWLSTPEIDAWVTYKSWHFFLEAESDFIEIPGDAGLRFTPVALTRQTPNREAALQFISFLKSEEARRVFEEHGWY
- a CDS encoding ferritin-like domain-containing protein; its protein translation is MNVFDFAMKMEVDGKAYYEKLAKKADLAGLKTIFSRLAEDEQKHYDIFQELKAGARAPAMPETTILNEARNIFAELPKGEAALKNVADDLEAYQHAMKLETDSFRLYEDAAAKEKDPGVKALLLKIAGEEHKHFNILGNIFHFVNAPNQFLAWREFSNLDEFHQFGRDVDR
- a CDS encoding NADPH:quinone reductase encodes the protein MKAIRVHEFGPPEAMLLEEVPPLAPGPGEVVVRLQAVGVNPVDTYIRSGLYAPDLPLPYTPGSDGAGIIEAVGTGVRHRTVGQRVYVARSLSGTYAEAALCKEFHTHPLPEKTSFGQGAAIGVPYGAAFRALFQRAHAVPGETVLVHGASGGVGIAAVQLARAAGLRVIGTAGTAEGEALVAAQGAHHVLNHREKGYLEKLPELTCGAGVDVILEMLANVNLDRDLGVLAKGGRVVVIGSRGRVEIDPRTAMGREAAILGMILFAASDKEQASMHAALAEGMRNGTLQPVVSRELPLAKAAAAHHAVMETSTCGKIVLLP